One stretch of Enterobacter sp. RHBSTW-00994 DNA includes these proteins:
- a CDS encoding inverse autotransporter beta domain-containing protein codes for MKLYGGKLLAAIQIVLQLCPSSFLLYLAPTGNVSAQELVRADESSQKQTENSVAKATIQAGTLLSNDNAGELSQAVVSTTTGMASEELQQWLNQFGTARVNISTDEHFTLNDSALDVLLPIYDYKENLLFTQLGGRRHDERNIINAGIGYRYFSDKWMLGTNVFYDRQISSVQHDRLGYGVELGWDYIKLSANGYIRLSDWMSSSRYTDYNERVANGFDIRAEGYLPAWPQLGANVIYEQYYGNSVGLFGDDDDFRQKNPHAITLGLNYTPFPLLTFGMDQKWGKNGENDTQLNLTFNWLMGMPLSNQLDSSVVAQRRSLMGSRQDLVARNNNIVLEYRKQDLISLTLPSSLEGKEQSRQNISAKVKTKYGLDHIEWQAASFLNNGGKIVQGSAPDQFVLTLPAWQGNGINSYTLMGTAWDKNGNKSNASEMKINISGIDITVLQSSVAVTPGKVPADGVSTATVTVSLKTSQGASAAGLASRLTTSLSPSTTVDPGIAGLLKKATMTDYSETAPGEYVATLTSGNQPETLLIQPLIDGTERLASTKLIEEAVETLPQLAGLDISATSAQASGAAPIMLMAHVTDQYGRALKGIAVNWVADSTQVTLSSSRVSTNEQGDAQIQVTSNAILNTIITAQLEKGASLSSPVLSFVADTATAKVVSIDSEKQQIIANNNDTSMLTALVIDDFNHPLEGVTVNWTVEKTDNTRIGSQSSLTDRQGKATFALKSAKAGTVTVTADVNGKSPQKTESITFVADSSTQKISAISASKTQAIANGNDGITYTAIVTNAKGETLKNMRIFWSSDTQNTRFSETETTSDENGRSQVAVMSTSAGSMVISARTQESTALQAERVMFVADATTAKLANIVTDRQSVVANGKEVIIVSATVTDADGNLLEGAEVNWSVSPSGAEMSVQKSKTNRSGVAQVQVSSKVAGSYGVDAGINGASQRLSGLNFTADRTSSQVRTLVADKLTDIVADKDSVALTASVMDANNNPVSGVTVNWSSSEISSSFSHVSSVTDENGRAVTAFSSLKTGSITVNATAGVSSQSQILHVIGNTGTAQINTVTAGNSQAIADGASSVIWTADITDANGNVLKGVTVNWTTDNQNIQLSSVNSITSDSGKASVSGTSVKAGSVKLMASLVSPAGQRSANVVTFIGNAKTAKVVKLIASTDHVAANTTPIIYMATITDANDNPLKGETVSWTTTINKLSATTSNTNDKGEAAIQVSGSDFGKVTVTASINGSNISNSSAIFMGTIDDTWNIPSAAQSSAYTGETIYNFLNLGFVVTGDTTGPASLIWTHNYGAYSVLTAKLTDEKGNIQTVTFRGQVSNRCTFFEFNNASGCTTPGNAPKITYIPEDGNNASLPKGNYRGVITFNGRDWHTSWALNYTITTTLKVN; via the coding sequence ATGAAACTTTATGGCGGAAAGTTGCTTGCTGCAATTCAGATAGTCCTGCAATTATGTCCATCTTCCTTTTTATTATATTTAGCACCAACCGGGAATGTCAGTGCACAGGAGTTAGTTCGTGCTGATGAATCCTCACAGAAACAGACTGAAAACAGTGTTGCAAAGGCCACAATACAGGCTGGCACGCTATTAAGTAACGACAATGCAGGGGAGCTAAGTCAGGCAGTAGTGTCTACCACGACAGGTATGGCTTCTGAAGAGCTACAGCAGTGGTTAAATCAGTTTGGTACGGCGCGAGTGAACATCAGCACAGATGAGCATTTCACATTAAATGACTCTGCACTGGATGTATTGTTGCCGATTTATGATTATAAGGAAAATCTGCTATTTACCCAACTGGGTGGTCGTCGCCATGATGAACGTAATATTATTAATGCTGGTATAGGTTATCGTTATTTCTCTGACAAATGGATGCTGGGAACTAATGTTTTTTATGACCGCCAGATCTCAAGTGTTCAACATGATCGTTTGGGCTATGGGGTAGAGTTAGGTTGGGATTATATTAAGCTTTCTGCTAATGGTTATATTCGTCTGAGTGACTGGATGTCCTCATCCCGTTATACCGATTATAATGAACGTGTTGCTAATGGTTTCGATATTCGGGCTGAAGGGTATTTACCCGCTTGGCCACAGCTTGGCGCAAATGTTATTTATGAGCAATATTATGGTAACAGCGTGGGATTGTTTGGTGATGATGACGATTTTCGGCAGAAAAACCCACATGCTATTACGCTTGGACTGAACTATACCCCGTTTCCTTTGCTGACGTTTGGTATGGATCAGAAATGGGGTAAAAATGGTGAGAACGATACCCAGCTTAATCTGACGTTCAACTGGCTCATGGGAATGCCGTTAAGCAACCAGTTAGATAGCTCTGTGGTGGCACAACGTCGCTCGCTTATGGGGAGCCGACAAGATCTGGTCGCGAGAAACAATAATATTGTGCTGGAATATCGCAAACAGGATCTGATCTCGCTGACGCTCCCTTCTTCTTTGGAAGGGAAAGAACAATCCAGACAGAATATCAGCGCGAAGGTTAAAACTAAATATGGCCTTGACCATATTGAATGGCAGGCGGCATCCTTTCTGAATAATGGCGGAAAAATTGTCCAGGGTAGTGCTCCGGATCAGTTTGTCCTGACCCTACCCGCGTGGCAGGGCAATGGTATCAATAGTTACACGTTGATGGGGACGGCATGGGATAAAAATGGCAATAAATCAAATGCCAGCGAGATGAAGATCAATATCAGTGGCATTGATATTACTGTTCTCCAGTCTTCTGTTGCTGTGACTCCGGGTAAGGTTCCAGCCGATGGAGTGAGTACTGCCACGGTTACGGTGAGCCTTAAAACCAGTCAAGGAGCTAGTGCAGCAGGATTGGCTTCGCGTTTGACCACCTCACTATCCCCCTCAACAACGGTTGATCCTGGTATTGCGGGTCTGCTGAAAAAAGCCACTATGACAGATTATAGTGAAACTGCGCCAGGAGAGTACGTAGCGACGCTTACATCAGGCAACCAACCTGAAACGTTGCTTATTCAACCACTGATTGACGGAACGGAAAGACTGGCTAGCACAAAATTGATCGAAGAGGCAGTTGAGACACTTCCACAACTTGCCGGGCTCGATATTTCAGCTACGAGCGCCCAGGCGAGTGGGGCTGCGCCGATAATGTTGATGGCGCATGTTACTGACCAATACGGCCGGGCATTGAAGGGTATTGCCGTCAACTGGGTTGCGGATTCCACGCAGGTAACGCTGTCTTCATCCCGGGTCTCGACCAATGAACAGGGAGACGCGCAGATTCAGGTCACGAGTAATGCCATATTGAACACAATCATAACCGCACAGTTGGAGAAAGGGGCATCATTAAGTTCACCTGTGTTGAGTTTTGTGGCGGACACTGCGACGGCCAAAGTAGTCTCTATTGACAGTGAAAAACAGCAGATTATTGCGAATAATAACGACACCAGCATGCTCACGGCCTTGGTGATAGATGATTTTAATCATCCTCTGGAAGGTGTAACCGTTAACTGGACTGTAGAGAAAACAGATAACACCCGTATTGGAAGCCAATCGTCATTAACTGACAGGCAGGGAAAAGCGACGTTTGCATTGAAGTCGGCAAAAGCGGGAACAGTGACAGTAACTGCGGATGTGAACGGAAAATCGCCGCAGAAAACAGAGTCTATTACCTTTGTTGCTGACAGTAGTACGCAGAAGATTAGTGCCATTTCTGCGAGTAAAACGCAGGCTATTGCTAATGGTAATGACGGCATTACATATACTGCTATCGTGACAAATGCGAAGGGCGAAACACTGAAAAATATGAGGATATTCTGGTCATCTGATACCCAGAATACCCGGTTCAGCGAGACAGAGACTACCAGCGATGAGAATGGTCGTTCGCAAGTAGCGGTGATGTCAACCAGCGCTGGTAGTATGGTTATCTCTGCTCGCACGCAAGAAAGCACTGCGCTTCAGGCTGAGCGGGTGATGTTTGTCGCCGATGCGACGACAGCTAAACTGGCGAATATTGTCACAGATCGCCAGAGCGTTGTCGCCAATGGAAAAGAAGTTATTATCGTCAGCGCAACTGTCACTGATGCCGACGGTAATTTGCTGGAAGGGGCTGAGGTTAACTGGAGCGTCTCACCTTCTGGCGCAGAAATGTCGGTACAGAAGAGTAAAACCAACAGAAGTGGCGTCGCTCAGGTACAGGTGTCCTCGAAAGTGGCGGGTAGCTATGGCGTGGATGCTGGCATTAATGGTGCTTCGCAGCGTTTGTCCGGGCTAAATTTTACGGCTGACCGCACTTCTTCGCAGGTGAGGACATTGGTTGCCGATAAGTTGACTGATATTGTTGCCGATAAGGATAGTGTGGCCTTGACGGCTAGTGTGATGGACGCAAACAACAACCCGGTTTCGGGCGTGACGGTAAACTGGAGCAGCAGCGAAATCAGTAGTAGTTTCAGCCACGTGTCGTCCGTAACGGATGAAAATGGGCGGGCGGTGACGGCATTTTCTAGTCTGAAAACAGGGAGTATTACTGTAAATGCTACGGCAGGTGTAAGCAGTCAGTCGCAAATACTGCATGTGATTGGGAATACCGGAACGGCGCAAATCAATACTGTTACTGCGGGTAATTCACAGGCCATCGCAGATGGCGCTTCATCAGTTATATGGACCGCGGATATCACAGATGCCAACGGTAATGTGCTGAAAGGGGTGACGGTAAACTGGACAACGGATAATCAAAATATACAACTGTCTTCTGTAAATAGCATCACATCAGATAGCGGTAAAGCGAGTGTCAGCGGCACGTCAGTTAAAGCTGGAAGTGTGAAACTGATGGCCTCGCTGGTCTCGCCAGCGGGCCAGCGTAGCGCGAATGTCGTCACTTTTATCGGTAATGCCAAAACGGCGAAAGTCGTCAAACTGATCGCCAGTACTGACCACGTAGCGGCTAACACCACACCTATTATCTATATGGCTACTATTACAGATGCTAACGATAATCCATTGAAAGGGGAAACGGTCTCATGGACGACCACTATAAATAAACTTTCTGCTACGACCAGCAATACGAATGATAAAGGTGAAGCGGCGATACAAGTATCCGGTTCTGACTTTGGCAAGGTAACAGTTACGGCCAGTATTAATGGTAGTAATATTTCAAACTCCTCTGCCATATTTATGGGGACGATTGACGATACGTGGAATATTCCCAGCGCTGCTCAGTCCAGTGCTTACACAGGAGAAACGATTTATAACTTTCTCAACCTTGGTTTTGTTGTAACCGGAGACACTACGGGTCCTGCATCCTTAATATGGACACATAATTATGGGGCGTATTCAGTATTGACAGCTAAGCTGACAGATGAAAAAGGCAACATTCAGACTGTTACGTTCAGAGGACAGGTATCGAACAGATGTACTTTCTTTGAATTTAACAATGCTTCAGGGTGCACAACACCGGGTAATGCACCGAAGATTACCTACATACCAGAAGATGGAAATAACGCCTCGCTGCCTAAGGGGAATTATCGTGGTGTCATTACATTTAATGGTCGTGACTGGCATACCTCCTGGGCGCTGAACTATACCATTACAACGACGCTGAAAGTGAACTAA
- a CDS encoding M48 family metallopeptidase, translating into MKMRAIVLAFGTTLLLSGCQNMDSNGLMTSGAEAFQAYSLSDAQVKTLSDQACKEMDNKATIAPANSTYTQRLNKIASALGDNINGQPVNYKVYVAKDVNAFAMANGCIRVYSGLMDMMDDNEVEAVIGHEMGHVALGHVKKGMQVALGTNAVRAAAASAGGIVGSLSQSQLGDLGEKLVNSQFSQRQESEADDYSYNLLRKRGINPSGLATSFEKLAKLEEGRQSSMFDDHPASEARAQHIRDRMAADGIK; encoded by the coding sequence ATGAAAATGCGTGCAATTGTGCTGGCCTTTGGTACAACGCTCCTGCTGAGCGGCTGTCAGAATATGGACTCTAACGGCTTGATGACCTCAGGCGCAGAAGCTTTTCAGGCGTATTCCCTGAGCGATGCCCAGGTGAAAACGTTAAGCGATCAGGCCTGTAAAGAGATGGACAATAAAGCTACCATCGCACCGGCCAACAGCACTTACACGCAGCGTCTGAATAAGATCGCCTCTGCGTTAGGTGACAATATCAATGGTCAGCCGGTGAACTACAAAGTTTATGTTGCGAAAGATGTAAACGCGTTCGCCATGGCTAACGGCTGTATCCGCGTGTATAGCGGGCTGATGGACATGATGGACGATAACGAAGTCGAAGCGGTGATCGGCCATGAAATGGGTCACGTCGCACTGGGTCATGTGAAGAAAGGCATGCAGGTGGCGCTAGGTACAAACGCCGTCCGCGCAGCAGCAGCCTCCGCGGGCGGAATTGTCGGCAGTTTATCGCAATCTCAGTTGGGTGATTTGGGTGAAAAGCTGGTCAACTCCCAGTTCTCACAGCGCCAGGAATCTGAAGCCGATGACTATTCTTATAACCTGTTGCGCAAGCGTGGCATCAACCCGTCAGGCTTAGCCACCAGCTTTGAGAAACTGGCAAAACTGGAAGAAGGACGTCAAAGCTCCATGTTTGACGATCATCCGGCCTCAGAAGCGCGAGCTCAACATATTCGTGACCGCATGGCGGCAGACGGAATTAAATAA
- the tkt gene encoding transketolase, translating to MSSRKELANAIRALSMDAVQKAKSGHPGAPMGMADIAEVLWRDFLNHNPQNPSWADRDRFVLSNGHGSMLIYSLLHLTGYDLPIEELKNFRQLHSKTPGHPEVGYTAGVETTTGPLGQGIANAVGMAIAEKTLAAQFNRPGHDIVDHFTYAFMGDGCMMEGISHEVCSLAGTLKLGKLVAFYDDNGISIDGHVEGWFTDDTAKRFEAYGWHVVRGVDGHDADSIKRAVEEARAVTDKPSLLMCKTIIGFGSPNKAGTHDSHGAPLGDAEIALTREALGWKHPAFEIPSDIYAQWDAKEAGQVKEAAWNEKFAAYAKAFPQEAAEFTRRMKGDMPADFDAKANEFIAKLQANPSKIASRKASQNAIEAFGPLLPEFLGGSADLAPSNLTIWSGSKAINEDTAGNYIHYGVREFGMTAIANGISLHGGFLPYTSTFLMFVEYARNAVRMAALMKQRQVMVYTHDSIGLGEDGPTHQPVEQVASLRVTPNMSTWRPCDQVESAVAWKYGVERHDGPTALILSRQNLAQQERTPEQLANIARGGYVLKDCAGQPELIFIATGSEVELAVAAWDKLSAEGVKARVVSMPSTDAFDKQDAAYRESVLPKAVSARVAIEAGIADYWFKYVGLNGAIVGMTTFGESAPAELLFEEFGFTVENVVAKAKELL from the coding sequence ATGTCCTCACGTAAAGAGCTTGCTAATGCTATTCGTGCGCTGAGCATGGACGCAGTACAGAAAGCCAAATCCGGCCACCCGGGCGCCCCTATGGGTATGGCTGACATTGCCGAAGTCCTGTGGCGTGATTTCCTGAACCATAACCCGCAGAACCCATCCTGGGCTGACCGTGACCGTTTCGTGCTGTCTAACGGCCATGGCTCCATGCTGATCTACAGCCTGCTGCACCTCACCGGGTACGATCTGCCGATCGAAGAGCTGAAAAACTTCCGTCAGCTGCACTCTAAAACGCCAGGTCACCCTGAAGTGGGTTACACCGCTGGCGTTGAAACCACCACCGGGCCACTGGGTCAGGGTATTGCGAACGCTGTCGGTATGGCAATTGCGGAGAAAACACTGGCTGCGCAGTTCAACCGTCCTGGTCACGACATCGTTGACCACTTCACCTATGCGTTCATGGGTGACGGCTGCATGATGGAAGGCATTTCTCACGAAGTGTGCTCCCTGGCAGGAACCTTGAAACTGGGCAAACTGGTTGCGTTCTATGACGACAACGGTATCTCCATCGATGGTCATGTTGAAGGCTGGTTCACTGACGATACCGCGAAACGTTTTGAAGCCTACGGCTGGCACGTTGTACGTGGTGTTGATGGCCACGATGCTGACTCGATTAAACGTGCGGTTGAAGAAGCTCGTGCAGTGACCGACAAACCGTCCCTGCTGATGTGCAAAACCATCATCGGTTTCGGTTCACCGAACAAAGCAGGTACGCACGATTCCCACGGTGCACCACTGGGTGATGCTGAAATCGCGCTGACCCGTGAAGCTCTCGGCTGGAAACACCCGGCATTCGAAATCCCGTCTGACATCTATGCTCAATGGGATGCAAAAGAAGCCGGCCAGGTGAAAGAAGCCGCATGGAACGAGAAATTTGCGGCCTATGCAAAAGCCTTCCCGCAGGAAGCGGCTGAATTCACCCGTCGTATGAAAGGTGACATGCCAGCTGATTTCGATGCGAAAGCGAACGAGTTCATCGCTAAATTGCAGGCGAATCCATCTAAAATTGCCAGCCGTAAAGCGTCTCAGAATGCTATCGAAGCCTTTGGTCCTTTGCTTCCTGAATTCCTGGGCGGTTCTGCCGACCTCGCTCCATCTAACCTGACTATCTGGTCTGGTTCTAAAGCAATTAACGAAGATACTGCCGGTAACTACATCCATTACGGTGTACGTGAATTCGGTATGACTGCGATTGCGAACGGTATCTCCCTGCACGGCGGTTTCCTGCCGTACACCTCTACTTTCCTGATGTTCGTTGAATATGCGCGTAATGCCGTGCGTATGGCTGCGCTGATGAAACAGCGTCAGGTGATGGTCTACACTCATGACTCTATTGGTCTGGGTGAAGATGGTCCAACTCACCAGCCGGTAGAGCAGGTTGCTTCCCTGCGCGTTACTCCAAACATGAGCACATGGCGTCCATGTGACCAGGTTGAATCTGCAGTTGCGTGGAAATACGGTGTAGAGCGTCATGACGGTCCAACCGCGCTGATCCTCTCTCGCCAGAACCTGGCTCAGCAGGAACGTACTCCAGAGCAGTTGGCTAACATTGCTCGCGGTGGCTACGTGCTGAAAGATTGTGCTGGTCAGCCAGAACTGATCTTCATCGCTACCGGTTCTGAAGTTGAACTGGCTGTTGCAGCCTGGGACAAACTGTCTGCAGAAGGCGTTAAAGCGCGTGTGGTTTCCATGCCGTCCACTGATGCGTTCGACAAGCAGGATGCGGCGTACCGTGAATCTGTACTGCCGAAAGCCGTTTCTGCTCGTGTCGCAATCGAAGCAGGTATTGCAGACTACTGGTTCAAATATGTAGGCCTGAACGGCGCTATCGTCGGGATGACCACTTTCGGTGAATCAGCGCCAGCAGAACTGCTGTTTGAAGAGTTCGGTTTCACTGTTGAAAACGTTGTCGCGAAAGCGAAAGAACTGCTGTAA
- the speB gene encoding agmatinase: MSTLGHQYDNSLVSNAFGFLRLPMNFQPYDSDADWVITGVPFDMATSGRAGGRHGPAAIRQVSTNLAWEHNRFPWNFDMRERLNVVDCGDLVYAFGDAREMSEKLQAHAEKLLAAGKRMLSFGGDHFVTLPLLRAHAKHFGKMALVHFDAHTDTYANGCEFDHGTMFFTAPKEGLIDPNHSVQIGIRTEFDKDNGFTVLDACQVNDRGVDDIIAQVKQIVGDMPVYLTFDIDCLDPAFAPGTGTPVIGGLTSDRAIKLVRGLKDLNIVGMDVVEVAPAYDQSEITALAAATLALEMLYIQAAKKGE; this comes from the coding sequence ATGAGCACTTTAGGTCATCAGTACGATAACTCTCTGGTATCTAACGCGTTTGGTTTTTTACGCCTTCCAATGAACTTCCAGCCGTATGACAGCGACGCAGACTGGGTGATCACCGGCGTTCCATTTGATATGGCCACCTCTGGCCGCGCGGGTGGGCGTCACGGCCCGGCTGCCATTCGTCAGGTGTCGACAAACCTGGCCTGGGAGCACAACCGCTTCCCGTGGAACTTCGACATGCGCGAGCGCCTGAATGTGGTGGACTGCGGTGACCTGGTTTATGCCTTCGGTGATGCGCGTGAAATGAGTGAAAAACTGCAGGCGCACGCTGAGAAACTGCTGGCCGCCGGCAAGCGTATGCTCTCTTTCGGTGGTGACCACTTTGTCACTCTGCCACTGCTGCGCGCTCACGCGAAGCACTTCGGTAAAATGGCACTGGTGCACTTCGATGCACATACCGACACTTATGCGAATGGCTGTGAATTCGACCACGGTACGATGTTCTTTACTGCGCCAAAAGAAGGGCTGATCGATCCTAACCACTCTGTGCAAATTGGGATCCGTACCGAGTTTGACAAAGATAACGGCTTCACCGTACTGGACGCATGTCAGGTGAACGATCGTGGTGTGGACGATATTATTGCTCAGGTGAAGCAGATTGTTGGCGATATGCCTGTTTACCTGACCTTCGACATCGACTGCCTTGATCCTGCGTTTGCACCGGGTACGGGTACGCCAGTGATCGGTGGACTGACTTCCGATCGCGCGATCAAGTTGGTTCGTGGTCTGAAAGATCTGAACATCGTGGGAATGGATGTGGTGGAAGTCGCTCCGGCTTACGACCAGTCTGAAATTACCGCCCTGGCTGCAGCGACCCTGGCGCTGGAAATGCTCTATATCCAGGCTGCGAAAAAGGGCGAATAA
- a CDS encoding OprD family outer membrane porin, whose protein sequence is MKKELSLIVLSLFASIPALANQQSDSNGFVDDSHLNLFLRNAYIGRDYHQGQQDKAEWGQGIVATFESGYTEGLIGFGVDGIAQYGVRLDGGRGKSGAGGIDFFKQEDDGRAKSDLAKFGATAKMRISNTVLSYGNQRPELPIVNSDSSRLLFESYTGAMLTSKELDGLDINAGYFTDEQRKSDDRHDSGLKSLSFGGASYQFNDQFSGALYASHVEEVLNKQYLGMNFKQPFSTGQQLVLDFNGYNSRLDQGYANSLDTGRSNSIWSLAASYIWDIHTFKVAYQQSSGSTGYHYGSYRDQGGVGDGGNTIWLANSYWSDFNGEDERSWQASYGLDFAGLGLPGLSWTTAYVRGDNIKTSETSNGKEHEWFNQVQYQVQNGPAKDLKLKLRYSVLRVSSNASDYNVGGNEIRAYVEYPFNVF, encoded by the coding sequence GTGAAAAAAGAATTATCATTAATTGTATTAAGTTTATTCGCATCAATACCTGCTCTGGCAAACCAGCAATCGGATAGCAATGGATTTGTTGATGACAGCCATTTAAATCTATTTTTACGCAATGCCTATATTGGCCGTGATTATCATCAGGGTCAGCAGGATAAAGCCGAATGGGGCCAGGGCATTGTGGCAACATTCGAATCTGGTTATACCGAAGGGCTGATTGGTTTCGGCGTTGATGGTATTGCCCAGTATGGCGTGCGTCTGGACGGTGGCCGCGGCAAGAGCGGCGCTGGCGGTATCGACTTCTTCAAACAAGAAGATGATGGCCGGGCAAAATCAGACCTGGCAAAGTTTGGCGCGACGGCCAAAATGCGCATCTCCAACACCGTACTGAGCTACGGTAATCAGCGCCCGGAACTGCCCATTGTGAATTCAGACAGCTCTCGCCTGCTGTTTGAGAGCTATACCGGCGCAATGCTGACGTCAAAAGAGCTCGACGGGCTGGACATCAACGCCGGTTATTTCACCGATGAACAGCGCAAAAGTGACGATCGTCATGACAGTGGGCTGAAGAGCCTCTCCTTCGGCGGTGCAAGCTACCAGTTCAACGACCAGTTTAGCGGTGCGTTGTATGCTTCTCACGTTGAAGAAGTGCTGAACAAGCAGTACCTGGGCATGAACTTCAAACAACCCTTCAGCACCGGACAGCAACTGGTTCTCGACTTCAACGGCTATAACTCCCGTTTGGATCAAGGTTATGCGAATAGCCTCGACACCGGACGCAGCAACAGTATCTGGAGCCTTGCAGCCAGCTATATCTGGGATATTCATACCTTTAAGGTGGCGTATCAGCAGAGCAGCGGCAGTACCGGTTACCATTACGGCAGTTACCGCGACCAGGGTGGCGTCGGTGATGGTGGCAACACGATCTGGCTGGCGAACTCCTATTGGTCTGATTTTAATGGTGAAGACGAACGTTCCTGGCAAGCCTCTTATGGGCTGGATTTTGCCGGCCTCGGCTTACCTGGCCTGAGCTGGACGACCGCTTATGTTCGTGGCGATAACATCAAAACGTCTGAAACCAGCAACGGTAAAGAACATGAATGGTTTAACCAGGTTCAGTACCAGGTCCAGAATGGCCCGGCGAAAGATCTGAAACTGAAATTACGTTATTCCGTGCTGCGCGTTTCCAGCAATGCCAGCGATTACAACGTCGGCGGGAATGAAATCCGCGCTTACGTGGAATACCCATTTAACGTGTTCTAA